Part of the Sulfurimonas denitrificans DSM 1251 genome is shown below.
TAATAATCTCGACATTATCGCTAAATATAGCAAAAGTGTAGATAAAATCGCACTTGTTTTAAAAGACAATGCTTATGGGCATGGGCTTGTTGAAATGTCCTCTATGGCAAAAGAGTATGGCATCAAAAGGGCAGTTGTTAGAACTCATAGAGAAGCAGAGATAGCAGAGAGTTTTTTTAGTTATATCTTAGTACTTGGCGACATTCCAACAATGGTCTCTAAAACTATCAGATATACGATAAACGACTTAGAGAGTATTGATAAATTTCCAAAAGAGACACGAGTAGAGCTGAAAATAGACAGTGGCATGCATAGAAACGGCATAGCAATAGATGAAATAGAAGAGGCGTTTATAAAAATAAAAGCAAGAGGGCTACTCTTAGAGGGGCTCTTTACCCATCATAGAAGTGCCGACGAGCTTACAAGTGAGTGGTTTTGGCAAAAAAAGAACTTTGAAGATGCAAAAAGAATAGCAAAAGAGTTAGCCATAAAGTATGGCTTTGCTCCTCTTAGATTTCACTCCTCAAACTCTGCAGCACTATTTCGCAATGCTTCATTTGATGAAGATATGGCAAGAGTTGGGATTGCAGCTTATGGATGTATGACGCTTCCCAAACCACTACATGTAGATGGGTTTAAGCCAGTTTTATCGCTTTGGGCAAAAAAGCTCTCATCAAGAAAACTGAAGAGTCATCAAAGAGTGGGTTATGGCGGAG
Proteins encoded:
- a CDS encoding alanine racemase — its product is MATIILNKNNFFNNLDIIAKYSKSVDKIALVLKDNAYGHGLVEMSSMAKEYGIKRAVVRTHREAEIAESFFSYILVLGDIPTMVSKTIRYTINDLESIDKFPKETRVELKIDSGMHRNGIAIDEIEEAFIKIKARGLLLEGLFTHHRSADELTSEWFWQKKNFEDAKRIAKELAIKYGFAPLRFHSSNSAALFRNASFDEDMARVGIAAYGCMTLPKPLHVDGFKPVLSLWAKKLSSRKLKSHQRVGYGGDGEILSDGVVSNYDFGYGEGFLRVCANGYKTPEGIELIGRISMDNSSFLSSKDKLLIFDSALHVATYASTISYEVLTSLKPEIKREIF